GTTTCAGCTTCGTTACCGACAATTCCACCACTATCTGGAATAGAGGCTCCGTACCTTCAGGGAGCACTGCCACATCCGGGTAATTAACTACATGGTAGAGCTTGCCTTTCCACTGATATAACGGGGAGCCGAACGAATTCACGGTCCCTTTCAGCGATTGATACTCCTCGCGCGGCAGGTCTTCGATTGATTCGGCGGAGGCGGATATGCTTCGGTTTAGAGACGGGATATTCACGCGGGCATCCTGGATGTAGCTGCCGGATGCTTTCAACAAACGGAGGTTCCGCTGCACCTGGTTTACAGCGCTGCGAATCTCGTATCTGGTCATGAACTCCGATCTCGTGCTCAAATTGTTCAAATTAACGTCGTCGATAAACTCCCGCTGCAAACTGATCGCACGCTCCAGATCCAGTTCCAGCAAATTCATATACAGACCGATAGTCGAATTGGATGATGCTGTAATCTGTTCACGCACGCTTCGTGAACCGGATTCATTCATGGCAAAGCTGATGCCGATGATCGGCAGCACGACGATCAGGAATGAAATGAAAAGCTTGGGATATATACCTAGCGACCGGAGTCGTATTCTTTCTTTCATCGATATCCCCCGATTATACTGGAATGGGTTACTATCGATTATTATACTGCGTATTCATTCCTTCACGCTCCCCACTACAATACCTTTCACGAAATATCGCTGCAGAAAGGGATAAACGAGCAGAACGGGCAGCGCTGCCAGAAAGATTTGCGCCGCTTTCGTCGTCCGGTCGGATATCGTCTGCAGAAGCTCCAGATCGGTGGAGGAAAGGAGTGCGAGGTCGTTCTGAATAACGACCGTCTGCAAATAGCTTTGCAGCGGATAATGTTCAGGCCTGTTCATGTAGATCAGTCCGTCAAACCATGAATTCCAATGACCGACGATCGTGAATAGGGTGACGGTTGCGAGCGCCGGCAGAGAAAGCGGCACATACAAACGCCATAATATTGTGCCATGGCCCGCCCCGTCGATAGCGGCCGCCTCTTCCAGCTCCTTGGGCAGGGTGCGGAAGAAATTGAGCAGCAGGATGACGTTGAAGACGGGAACGGCCCCGGGCAGCACAAGCGCCCAGATCGTATCGATCAGTCCGAGATTCTTGACGACGATATAGGTCGGAATCAAGCCGCCGTGAAACAAAATGGTAAAGACGAAGAACCATACATAGACCGTCCTCCAGCGGAAAACGCGAGCCTCCTTGGACAGCGGGTAGGCAATGATGATCGTCAGCAGCATGTTAATGGCGACGCCAAGCAGCACACGCAGCACTGTGACGCACATTGCCCGCAGAAATTCAGGCTTGGCGATGACGAATTCATACGATTTCCAGGTAAATTCGACCGGCCACAGCGTGACATAACCCGCAGCAGCCGCCGAGCTGCTGCTGAATGAAATCGCAAGCGTGTGCAGTACCGGCAGGACACAAAGAAGTGAAAGACCTATCATCAGCACTTGATTGATGACACTGAATATCCGGTAACCGGTAGTATTATTCTGCAGCATTGCCTTGACCTGCCCTTCAAAAAATGCGGTAATTGGCCAGCCGGTACGCCATCCAGTACGAAATGACAATAAAGAAGAACGATATGACCGACTTGAACAGCCCGATTGCGGCCGCCACGCCGTATTGGGCATCGACCAGTCCAATCCGGTAAACGAGGGTATCCAGTATATCGCCGCTCTCGTACACCTGGGGACTGTACAGATTAAAGACCTGATCAAATCCGGCATTCAATATTTGCCCGAGACTGAGTGTCGAAAGCAAGATGATGATCGGCAGAATCCCGGGCAGCGTAATATGCCGCGTCTGCTTCCAGCGCCCCGCCCCGTCGACAACCGCCGCTTCATACAGCGACGGATTGATGCCGGTCAGAGCGGCCAAATAAACGATGCTGCTGAAGCCGAATTCCTTCCACTCATTCGAAATGACGAGTACATACGGGAACCATCCGTTGTCCCCGAGAAAGAAGATCGGTTCGATTCCGAACAAACCGAGGAATCGGCCCACAATCCCGTGGGAGGGGGACAAAATGTCAATCAGAATGCCCCCCAATATAATCCACGACATAAAGTGCGGCAAATAGATAAGCGTCTGGACCCCGCGCCTCAGCCAGCTTCGCCGAAGCTCGTTCAGGAGCAGCGCGACTGTGACGGGAACGACAATGCCGGCAATGATTTTCATAACCGCAATGTACACGGTGTTGAATAAAACCCGGAATGTGCCGGGAAGCTCCATCACGTACAGGAAGTTATCCCAGCCGCTCAAGGAGGACCCGAAAATCCCTTTGGTCGGAACAAACTCCTGGAACGCCATTACAATGCCGAGCATCGGTCCATAACTGAAAAGAAGAACCAGAACCACTCCCGGCAGCAGCATCAAATGCAATGGCAGTTCTCTGTTTTTTCTCGCCCGCATGGGCAGTCTCCCTCCTGGCGACTTATCTGGAAGCCATCGATTCGTTCACTTCACGGGTGATTGAATCGCCTCCAAGCTTCTTCCACTGCTCCACGAAAGTGTCGAATTGGTCTACCGGTTCATCGCCCATGATGATTTTGGTAAACGTTTCGAGCACCAATTTGTTCAAGGTCGCCCCCTTCTGAACCATTGTCGGTGTCGCGGCTCCGATAAACTCGTTGAAGATGAACATATTATTCTGGTCGTACGCGTCGATAACGCTTTGCGAGCCGCCCTCGCCGAACACCATGTAATAGCCCCACTGGCTGGGGTCGCCGTCCTTGAATTTCACAATGCTGTCGTAATTCGTTTTTTGTTCGACATCCAATTTGGATATATCCTTCGTTTCAAAGGCGTTCTTCAAGGCTCGGTAGCCTTCAAGGTTTTTCTTGACCTTCGAGATCGTGACCGGCGGGTATTTGAACACTTCAACCCCTTCGCTCTTGTGGAATGTACCCGGATCGGCCGTCGCCCCCCACATCTTCTCGATAAACATGTTTAGCAATTTGATGAGCGCTTCCGGATGCTTGGTGTTTTCATTGGCGGCATAGAAAAGGCTGACGGTCGGATTCAGCTCGATCTTGACCGGTTTGTCGTCGCTTGACGGGAGCGGGAACGGTTTCCATTCCGCGTTCGGGTCATTATCCTTCGTTCTTTGAAGAACGGCCAAAGGATAGGCCATCGAACCGATCACCATGCCCGCTTTGCCGGAGGCAATCGTTTCGAAGGTTTTCGTAAGATCTTTTACGCCGAATTCACGGTCGATTTGGCCGTCTTTGTACATCTTCTGCAAATGGGCGAGCGCCGTCTTCACTTCCGGTTGGATAATTCCGCTAACCAGCTGGCCCGACTGATCCTTAATCCAGATTCCCGGGTAGGCATGATTGATGTTGAAGAATCCGCGGAGGGTATCAAACACCGTTTTATCCGCAATAAGGCCGACCGTATCATCCTTGCGGTTTCCGTCCGGATCGTTCTTGGTAAACGCTTCCGAAATTTTCAGCAAATCGGCGAGCGACTTCGGTTCGGGAAGATTCAGCTTCGCCAGCCAATCGGTCCGAACCCAAACTAAATGGGATTGGTCCGTCAGCGGCCCTGGGGCTGGAATGGCCATGAGCTTCCCTTTGAATGTCGCCGACTTCATGCCGATTCCCCCGTCTTGGTTCACAAGCGTCTTCGCCATGTCCGAAGCGTATTCATCGAATACTTTCGTCAAATCCGCCAATTTATTCCCTTCCACCAGCTGCTGGAGCTGGCTTGCCGAGACCGGGAAAATATCCGGGAGGGAGCCCGATGAAATAGACACATTCATTTTTTGTTCGAATTGCGCCGTTTCTACGATCCAATCAAAGCTGAGCTTGATACCGAGCTCGTTTTCAAACGTTCGGGTCCATATATTGTTTTCGATCGATTCGCCTTGCTTGAACTTCGTGTTATTCTCCACTCGTTTCACTGTTTTAACGGTAATCGGCTTGTCATATTTGCCGAACGGCCCTTTAGCTTGGGCTGCCTCTTCACTTCCTTCCTGAGAAGTCGCGTTAGGACCATTGCTTGCGTTACCGCCCCCGCTGCTGCCGGAACATGCAGTTATGGCGGTCAATACGAATACCATGATGGCTGCGAGCAGATGCCTCCTGAAGCTTCTCATGGGTGCCCCCCTTTTCCTTTTCAGGATAAATTTGTATTCGCATCTTCGATTATAGGGGCGACTGATTATCCGGGTCTATGTGAATGTTTCTACAACAGTAGTCTTTTGTTTACTTTTTTTCAAAAAAAACAGACCTCTCATGTGAGGCCTGTCAGAGTGACTGGAAATGCCATGCCGGTCCATTTGTTAGTATCATTCCGTTAAATCTGTCTCCGCGGGCATATTGATGCGAACAATGGTTCCGTTACCTTGCCGGTTGCCGATCGTAAGAGCTCCCCCATGGGATTGAATAATTTTATAGCACACCATCAGTCCAAGACCGGTGCCGCTCTCCTTGGTGGAGAAGAACGGTTCGCCCAATCGCTTCAGGATCTCTTCCGGAATTCCGGTTCCGGTATCCTCGATCGTCACGACGACCTGATCCTTGAAATCAAGCTCAAAACGAATAGTTATT
This is a stretch of genomic DNA from Paenibacillus sp. sptzw28. It encodes these proteins:
- a CDS encoding carbohydrate ABC transporter permease — its product is MLQNNTTGYRIFSVINQVLMIGLSLLCVLPVLHTLAISFSSSSAAAAGYVTLWPVEFTWKSYEFVIAKPEFLRAMCVTVLRVLLGVAINMLLTIIIAYPLSKEARVFRWRTVYVWFFVFTILFHGGLIPTYIVVKNLGLIDTIWALVLPGAVPVFNVILLLNFFRTLPKELEEAAAIDGAGHGTILWRLYVPLSLPALATVTLFTIVGHWNSWFDGLIYMNRPEHYPLQSYLQTVVIQNDLALLSSTDLELLQTISDRTTKAAQIFLAALPVLLVYPFLQRYFVKGIVVGSVKE
- a CDS encoding extracellular solute-binding protein translates to MRSFRRHLLAAIMVFVLTAITACSGSSGGGNASNGPNATSQEGSEEAAQAKGPFGKYDKPITVKTVKRVENNTKFKQGESIENNIWTRTFENELGIKLSFDWIVETAQFEQKMNVSISSGSLPDIFPVSASQLQQLVEGNKLADLTKVFDEYASDMAKTLVNQDGGIGMKSATFKGKLMAIPAPGPLTDQSHLVWVRTDWLAKLNLPEPKSLADLLKISEAFTKNDPDGNRKDDTVGLIADKTVFDTLRGFFNINHAYPGIWIKDQSGQLVSGIIQPEVKTALAHLQKMYKDGQIDREFGVKDLTKTFETIASGKAGMVIGSMAYPLAVLQRTKDNDPNAEWKPFPLPSSDDKPVKIELNPTVSLFYAANENTKHPEALIKLLNMFIEKMWGATADPGTFHKSEGVEVFKYPPVTISKVKKNLEGYRALKNAFETKDISKLDVEQKTNYDSIVKFKDGDPSQWGYYMVFGEGGSQSVIDAYDQNNMFIFNEFIGAATPTMVQKGATLNKLVLETFTKIIMGDEPVDQFDTFVEQWKKLGGDSITREVNESMASR
- a CDS encoding sugar ABC transporter permease, which produces MRARKNRELPLHLMLLPGVVLVLLFSYGPMLGIVMAFQEFVPTKGIFGSSLSGWDNFLYVMELPGTFRVLFNTVYIAVMKIIAGIVVPVTVALLLNELRRSWLRRGVQTLIYLPHFMSWIILGGILIDILSPSHGIVGRFLGLFGIEPIFFLGDNGWFPYVLVISNEWKEFGFSSIVYLAALTGINPSLYEAAVVDGAGRWKQTRHITLPGILPIIILLSTLSLGQILNAGFDQVFNLYSPQVYESGDILDTLVYRIGLVDAQYGVAAAIGLFKSVISFFFIVISYWMAYRLANYRIF